A DNA window from Rhineura floridana isolate rRhiFlo1 chromosome 11, rRhiFlo1.hap2, whole genome shotgun sequence contains the following coding sequences:
- the LOC133366693 gene encoding olfactory receptor 11G2-like encodes MDWANGTAIKEFILLGFGVDQQKRLLLLIFFTILYVLTLTENIIIITLVLLDAHLAQQPMYILLSNFSWLEMCYVSSTVPRMLFDLSFPGGVISFQSCFLQFYIFFSLGYTECFFLSAMALDRYLAICHPLHYPQIMTQNSCYVLVASCWVLGFLWYIGPAFLISGLSFCGSNIIDHFVCDSGPILALACPPLGYIPLLCYIVVTSAVVVTFLFIAISYACVGITLVKTSSQTRRIKGFTTVSSHLAVVTLFYGSVATMYVGPNGENQAQITKVVTIFYTAITPVLNPLIYCLRNDQMKETLARFLRKKGVM; translated from the coding sequence ATGGATTGGGCCAATGGGACTGCCATCAAGGAATTCATTTTGTTGGGATTCGGAGTTGACCAACAGAAGCGGCTCCTGCTCCTCATTTTTTTCACCATTCTCTACGTGCTCACTTTGACAgagaacatcatcatcatcacactcGTGCTTCTAGATGCCCACCTGGCCCAGCAACCCATGTACATCCTGCTGAGCAACTTCTCCTGGCTGGAGATGTGTTATGTGAGTTCCACAGTGCCAAGGATGCTCTTTGACCTGTCCTTCCCAGGCGGGGTCATTTCCTTCCAATCCTGCTTCCTCCAGTTTTACATCTTCTTCTCCCTTGGCTATACTGAATGCTTCTTTCTCTCTGCCATGGCCTTGGATCGGTATTTGGCCATCTGCCACCCACTGCACTACCCACAAATCATGACCCAAAATTCTTGCTATGTCCTAGTGGCTAGTTGCTGGGTCCTTGGCTTTCTGTGGTACATCGGACCAGCGTTTTTGATCTCTGGGCTGTCCTTCTGTGGCTCCAACATCATTGATCACTTCGTATGCGACTCTGGTCCAATTTTAGCCCTGGCTTGCCCCCCACTGGGGTATATCCCTCTCCTGTGCTACATCGTTGTAACCTCTGCCGTTGTGGTCACTTTCCTCTTCATTGCGATTTCCTATGCATGTGTCGGTATTACTCTTGTGAAAACCTCCAGCCAAACCAGACGTATCAAGGGCTTCACCACTGTGTCTTCTCACCTAGCAGTGGTGACGCTCTTCTACGGCTCCGTAGCGACTATGTACGTAGGACCCAATGGAGAAAACCAGGCTCAGATCACCAAGGTAGTGACTATATTTTACACTGCCATCACCCCTGTGCTTAACCCACTGATCTACTGTCTCAGGAATGATCAGATGAAGGAAACACTGGCAAGGTTCTTGAGAAAGAAGGGGGTGATGTAG
- the LOC133366493 gene encoding olfactory receptor 11G2-like has translation MDWANETAIKEFILLGFGVDQQKRFLLLIFFTILYVLTLTENIIIITLVLLDAHLAQQPMYILLSNFSWLEMCYVSSTVPRMLFDLSFPGGVISFQSCFLQFYIFFSLGYTECFFLAAMALDRYLAICHPLHYPQIMIQNSCYTLVATCWVLGFLWYIGPVFLISGLSFCGSNTIDHFVCDPGPILALACPPLGYIPLLCYIVVSSAVLATFLFIVISYACVGVTLVKTSSQTRRIKGFTTVSSHLAVVTLFYGSVVAMYVGPNGENQAQITKVVTIFYSAITPVLNPLIYCLRNDQMKETLERFLRKKRVM, from the coding sequence ATGGATTGGGCCAATGAGACTGCCATCAAGGAATTCATTTTGTTGGGCTTTGGAGTTGACCAACAGAAGCGGTTCCTGCTCCTCATTTTTTTCACCATTCTCTACGTGCTCACTTTGACAgagaacatcatcatcatcacactcGTGCTTCTAGATGCCCACCTGGCCCAGCAACCCATGTACATCCTGCTGAGCAACTTCTCCTGGCTGGAGATGTGTTATGTGAGTTCCACAGTGCCAAGGATGCTCTTTGACCTGTCCTTTCCAGGCGGGGTCATTTccttccaatcctgctttctccaATTTTACATCTTCTTCTCCCTTGGCTATACTGAATGCTTCTTTCTCGCTGCCATGGCCTTGGATCGGTACCTGGCCATCTGCCACCCACTGCACTACCCACAAATCATGATCCAAAATTCTTGCTATACCTTGGTGGCCACTTGCTGGGTCCTTGGCTTTCTGTGGTACATCGGACCAGTGTTTTTGATCTCCGGGTTGTCCTTCTGTGGCTCCAACACCATTGATCACTTTGTATGCGACCCTGGTCCAATTTTAGCCCTGGCTTGCCCCCCACTGGGGTATATCCCTCTCCTCTGCTACATCGTTGTATCCTCTGCCGTTCTGGCCACTTTCCTCTTCATTGTGATCTCCTATGCATGTGTGGGTGTTACTCTTGTGAAGACCTCTAGCCAAACCAGACGTATCAAGGGCTTCACCACTGTGTCTTCTCATCTAGCAGTGGTGACGCTCTTCTACGGCTCCGTAGTGGCTATGTATGTAGGACCCAATGGAGAAAACCAGGCTCAGATCACCAAGGTAGTGACTATATTTTACTCTGCCATCACCCCTGTGCTTAACCCACTGATCTACTGTCTCAGGAATGATCAGATGAAGGAAACACTGGAAAGGTTCTTGAGAAAGAAGAGGGTGATGTAG